One region of Nothobranchius furzeri strain GRZ-AD chromosome 16, NfurGRZ-RIMD1, whole genome shotgun sequence genomic DNA includes:
- the kctd2 gene encoding BTB/POZ domain-containing protein KCTD2 translates to MAELHVVEPSGTETIEQSEHRDVRGSVRLASPTLMVPPRCSSLLSPGGVSSGCRSGFGFPLKSNPSSPSEPGEKPGSRWVRLNVGGTYFITTKQTLCRDPKSFLFRLCQEDPDLDSDKDETGAYLIDRDPTYFGPILNYLRHGKLIMDKNLAEEGVLEEAEFYNIASLVRLVKERIRDNENRTSQGPVKHVYRVLQCQEEELTQMVSTMSDGWKFEQLISIGSSYNYGNEDQAEFLCVVSRELNNSTNGIVIEPTEKAKILQERGSRM, encoded by the exons ATGGCTGAATTGCATGTTGTAGAACCGAGCGGAACCGAAACCATAGAGCAGTCCGAGCACCGAGATGTCCGGGGCTCGGTGCGCCTGGCGTCGCCCACTCTCATGGTTCCACCACGGTGCAGCAGTCTTCTCAGCCCCGGTGGAGTCTCCAGCGGCTGCAGGTCGGGGTTTGGCTTCCCGTTGAAGAGCAACCCGAGCTCACCATCCGAACCGGGGGAGAAGCCGGGCTCACGCTGGGTTCGACTCAACGTCGGGGGGACCTACTTCATCACGACCAAACAGACGCTGTGTAGAGACCCCAAGTCCTTCCTGTTCCGACTGTGTCAGGAAGACCCGGACCTGGACTCGGATAAA GACGAGACGGGGGCCTACCTCATCGACAGAGACCCCACTTACTTTGGCCCAATCCTGAATTACCTCCGACATGGAAAACTGATCATGGATAAAAATCTGGCCGAGGAAG GTGTTCTCGAGGAGGCCGAGTTCTACAAcatcgcctccctggtgaggctggTGAAGGAGAGGATACGGGACAATGAGAACCGAACATCTCAG GGCCCCGTGAAGCACGTGTATCGAGTACTACAGTGCCAAGAAGAGGAGCTCACACAGATGGTCTCCACCATGTCTGACGGCTGGAAGTTTGAGCAG ctcataagcaTCGGCTCCTCCTACAACTACGGTAACGAGGATCAGGCAGAGTTTTTATGTGTCGTTTCCCGAGAACTCAACAACTCTACCAACGGCATTGTGATAGAACCCACTGAGAAAGCCAAG ATCCTTCAGGAGCGAGGCTCACGGATGTGA